A portion of the Candidatus Krumholzibacteriota bacterium genome contains these proteins:
- the sdhC gene encoding succinate dehydrogenase, cytochrome b556 subunit translates to MRVIKRYRIHAGTFAWILHRLSGLGLIFYLLLHIWVISHLSGGEKSFDGIMHAFGNPLFKLLEVGLVGVILYHLFNGLRITLVDMGILIERQKMLYLIAVIIWLVSWAAIGAVMVTRMVLPALG, encoded by the coding sequence ATGAGGGTGATCAAGCGGTACCGGATACATGCGGGTACATTTGCATGGATACTCCATCGCTTGTCCGGACTTGGATTGATCTTTTACCTTCTCCTGCACATATGGGTGATCAGTCACCTTTCAGGGGGAGAGAAATCGTTCGACGGTATCATGCACGCTTTTGGAAATCCGCTCTTCAAATTGCTTGAAGTGGGACTGGTCGGTGTGATCCTGTACCATCTTTTTAACGGATTGCGGATAACGTTGGTCGATATGGGTATATTGATCGAAAGACAAAAGATGTTGTATCTGATAGCGGTTATCATCTGGCTCGTATCATGGGCTGCTATCGGTGCGGTAATGGTGACACGGATGGTACTTCCGGCACTTGGATAG
- the sdhD gene encoding succinate dehydrogenase, hydrophobic membrane anchor protein: MNYRETMTSGGALLWFFQRITGVYLAAILLIHVINLHVLIGGEVTFAAIAERVATPMWKTLNISFLIIALFHGLYGMWVVFEDYIHKGWMRVLVYSVIAAIAVVFTIFGTLTMITFQHGG; encoded by the coding sequence ATGAATTATAGAGAGACGATGACTTCGGGCGGCGCTCTTCTGTGGTTTTTTCAGAGGATCACCGGTGTCTATCTCGCGGCGATATTGTTGATCCACGTGATCAATCTCCACGTTCTGATCGGCGGAGAAGTCACCTTTGCCGCGATAGCCGAGAGGGTCGCGACACCGATGTGGAAGACGTTGAACATATCATTCCTGATTATTGCCCTTTTTCATGGCCTCTACGGCATGTGGGTCGTATTCGAGGATTATATTCATAAAGGCTGGATGAGGGTCCTGGTCTACAGTGTGATAGCGGCGATCGCTGTCGTCTTTACGATCTTCGGGACTCTTACCATGATAACTTTCCAGCATGGAGGTTGA
- a CDS encoding succinate dehydrogenase flavoprotein subunit — MTIKDPETIHDVEGVPVHSVHRHDVVIVGAGLAGMRAAVEASGEFDVAVISKVFPTRSHSGAAQGGVAASLANEEEDHWEWHMFDTVKGSDYLGDQDVIETLVKEAPVVVREYEHFGAAFSRTSEGRIAQRLFGGHTRDFGRGGPVQRACYAVDRTGHVLLHTLYEICVRNQVRFYSEFHALSLIIDEGICRGVVAWDIVNGGVHVFHAKTVMFGTGGYGKVFKITSNALANTGDGLGMVLRAGLPLEDMEFVQFHPTGLYLQGILVSEAARGEGGYLINDKGERFMEKYAPEKMELAPRDLVSRSIQTEINEGRGIGGEAYVYIDLRHLGREKIMRQLPQIHELAWKFLHVDCITDPIPIQPTGHYSMGGIPTDIEGRVLLDGKDKPVKGFFAGGECACVSVHGANRLGTNSLLEASLFGRRCGKSITRFLRENRDFPDLPAGAAVEAIKMVQKLLSASGSEKTAEIRNDLQVLMTSKCGIFRDEKQLGELKVELKKLEKRYENVSLDDKSERFNTDLLEALELGNMLEFSELIVEGAYNRRESRGAHSRIDFPDRDDKDWLKHTIGWKKEGKVRFDFKPVTITRFQPKERKY, encoded by the coding sequence ATGACAATCAAAGATCCCGAGACCATTCACGACGTCGAGGGGGTGCCAGTTCACAGTGTGCACCGTCATGACGTGGTTATTGTCGGGGCCGGCCTTGCTGGAATGAGAGCGGCAGTGGAAGCGTCCGGAGAATTCGACGTAGCTGTAATATCAAAAGTATTTCCCACAAGGTCGCACAGTGGAGCGGCCCAGGGGGGTGTGGCCGCATCGCTGGCGAATGAAGAAGAGGATCACTGGGAATGGCACATGTTCGATACGGTAAAAGGGAGCGATTATCTCGGCGATCAGGACGTGATCGAGACTCTGGTCAAGGAAGCCCCGGTAGTAGTCAGAGAGTATGAACATTTTGGAGCGGCGTTTTCCCGTACCTCCGAAGGCAGGATTGCGCAGAGGCTTTTCGGCGGTCATACCAGGGATTTCGGCCGAGGAGGCCCTGTTCAGAGAGCCTGTTACGCGGTAGACCGCACGGGGCACGTGCTTCTCCATACCCTGTACGAGATATGCGTGAGAAACCAGGTCAGGTTCTATTCGGAATTTCATGCCCTCTCCCTGATCATCGATGAAGGAATCTGCCGCGGAGTGGTCGCGTGGGATATCGTCAATGGAGGGGTACACGTCTTTCACGCTAAGACAGTCATGTTCGGTACTGGAGGATATGGCAAGGTCTTCAAGATCACCTCCAACGCTCTGGCCAATACGGGAGACGGTCTCGGCATGGTACTCAGGGCCGGCCTGCCTCTGGAGGATATGGAATTCGTACAGTTCCATCCGACCGGACTTTATCTGCAGGGTATCCTTGTCAGTGAAGCGGCGAGGGGCGAGGGTGGATACCTGATCAACGACAAGGGCGAGAGGTTCATGGAAAAATATGCTCCGGAAAAGATGGAGCTAGCGCCGAGAGACCTCGTATCACGTTCGATCCAGACAGAGATCAACGAAGGAAGGGGTATAGGCGGCGAGGCCTACGTCTACATAGATCTTCGCCACCTTGGACGCGAAAAAATAATGCGCCAGTTGCCGCAGATCCATGAGCTGGCGTGGAAGTTCCTCCATGTGGATTGCATAACAGACCCGATCCCGATTCAGCCCACCGGACACTATTCAATGGGTGGGATCCCGACTGATATAGAAGGCAGGGTCCTTCTCGACGGGAAGGATAAGCCTGTAAAAGGGTTTTTCGCCGGTGGAGAATGCGCCTGCGTAAGTGTTCACGGGGCGAACAGACTCGGGACCAATTCATTGCTCGAAGCTTCGCTCTTCGGAAGGAGATGCGGAAAGTCGATAACAAGGTTCCTGCGCGAGAACCGCGATTTTCCCGATCTGCCGGCCGGCGCGGCTGTTGAAGCGATAAAGATGGTCCAGAAGCTTCTTTCGGCAAGCGGAAGTGAAAAGACGGCTGAGATCAGAAACGACCTGCAGGTCCTGATGACCAGCAAGTGCGGTATTTTCCGTGACGAAAAACAACTCGGTGAACTGAAGGTCGAACTGAAAAAACTTGAGAAAAGATACGAAAATGTCAGCCTCGACGACAAGAGTGAAAGATTCAACACAGATCTCCTTGAAGCGCTTGAACTGGGCAATATGCTTGAATTTTCAGAGCTTATCGTAGAGGGCGCATATAATCGCAGGGAAAGCCGGGGAGCGCACAGCCGCATCGATTTTCCTGACCGCGATGACAAGGACTGGTTGAAGCACACGATCGGGTGGAAGAAAGAGGGTAAGGTCAGGTTTGATTTTAAACCGGTGACGATCACCCGTTTTCAACCGAAAGAGCGAAAATATTAA
- a CDS encoding succinate dehydrogenase iron-sulfur subunit: MAMLKFKINRFNPDDERRGHYAQEYELDVPKGYTVLDCLNDIKWKQDGTLSFRRSCRSGICGSCAMTINGVNNLACETQALALKSAVITIEPLRGYPVVKDLVVSLDPIVRGLMAVKPYMINKTPPPTDQERLQSPEDRERLEGLYECILCGSCTSACPSFWADKEYIGPHAFLKAYRFVADSRDEDARAHLEALDDKHGLWRCHTIFNCVEACPKDLNPTRAIAELKKELVKGKMG, from the coding sequence ATGGCTATGCTTAAGTTCAAGATCAACCGGTTCAATCCGGACGATGAAAGACGGGGTCATTACGCGCAGGAATATGAGCTGGATGTCCCCAAAGGTTATACAGTCCTTGACTGTCTGAATGATATAAAGTGGAAGCAGGACGGGACGCTGAGTTTTCGACGCTCATGCAGGAGTGGTATATGCGGCTCGTGCGCGATGACGATCAACGGAGTGAACAACCTTGCCTGCGAGACGCAGGCTCTCGCTCTCAAGAGCGCTGTGATAACGATAGAACCTCTCAGGGGATACCCGGTCGTGAAGGATCTCGTAGTATCACTCGATCCTATAGTGAGAGGACTTATGGCGGTAAAACCGTACATGATAAACAAGACGCCTCCCCCGACCGACCAGGAAAGGCTTCAGAGCCCTGAGGATCGTGAAAGACTCGAAGGATTGTACGAATGCATTCTTTGCGGTTCCTGCACGTCGGCATGTCCTTCATTCTGGGCGGACAAGGAGTATATCGGCCCGCATGCCTTTCTGAAAGCTTACAGGTTTGTCGCCGACAGCAGGGATGAAGATGCCAGAGCGCATCTTGAAGCGCTGGACGACAAACACGGATTGTGGCGTTGCCATACTATATTCAACTGCGTGGAAGCATGTCCCAAGGATCTCAATCCTACAAGGGCGATAGCGGAGCTGAAAAAGGAACTTGTCAAGGGGAAGATGGGATAG
- a CDS encoding N(4)-(beta-N-acetylglucosaminyl)-L-asparaginase produces MGGFSRRSFIKASATLGAAGSFMPIKSFFTGFSQARGAEKAEGPVVISTWKHGVAANEAAWKILSEGGTALDAVEAGVRVPEGDPEVTSVGFGGYPDEDCHVTLDACIMGPDGNCGSVAFVEGYKHPISIARKVMEETDHELIVGAGAEEFARKHGFKSEDLLTEKARQGWLKWKSGLSDDDDWIPPVEDHDTIGMVALGSRGDLSGACTTSGLAFKIHGRVGDSPLIGSGMYVDNKVGAAAATGRGEAVIKVCGSFLVVEFMRQGLSPKKACVKALERIVEHQGGKTDFQVGFIALSRNGEYGAASLEDGFEYAVATAKGNVLYKAEYII; encoded by the coding sequence ATGGGCGGTTTTTCAAGAAGAAGTTTTATCAAGGCCTCTGCCACGCTTGGTGCGGCGGGAAGTTTTATGCCGATTAAATCATTTTTTACTGGGTTTTCCCAGGCAAGAGGAGCTGAAAAGGCGGAAGGGCCGGTAGTGATCTCCACATGGAAACATGGCGTAGCGGCGAATGAGGCGGCCTGGAAGATCCTTTCTGAAGGCGGAACGGCTCTCGATGCCGTCGAGGCGGGGGTCCGCGTACCTGAGGGCGATCCTGAAGTGACAAGCGTGGGATTTGGCGGGTATCCGGACGAAGACTGCCACGTGACTCTTGATGCCTGCATAATGGGACCCGACGGGAACTGCGGGTCGGTCGCTTTCGTGGAAGGTTACAAGCACCCGATATCGATAGCGAGAAAAGTCATGGAAGAGACTGATCATGAACTGATCGTGGGAGCCGGAGCGGAGGAGTTTGCAAGGAAACACGGATTTAAAAGTGAGGATCTTCTCACAGAAAAAGCCCGCCAGGGATGGTTGAAGTGGAAATCAGGACTGAGTGACGACGACGACTGGATCCCCCCTGTCGAAGATCATGACACGATCGGGATGGTCGCGCTGGGAAGCAGGGGAGACCTCTCGGGCGCCTGCACGACGTCAGGTCTCGCCTTCAAGATACATGGCCGTGTGGGGGACTCTCCTTTGATCGGATCGGGAATGTATGTCGACAACAAGGTCGGCGCCGCCGCCGCTACCGGCAGGGGTGAGGCTGTCATCAAGGTGTGCGGTTCTTTTCTGGTAGTGGAATTTATGAGGCAGGGCCTTTCGCCCAAAAAGGCATGTGTCAAGGCGCTCGAAAGGATCGTAGAACACCAGGGCGGCAAGACGGATTTCCAGGTCGGATTCATCGCTCTCAGCCGAAATGGAGAGTATGGTGCCGCTTCGCTGGAGGATGGTTTCGAATACGCCGTGGCGACGGCAAAAGGGAACGTTTTATACAAGGCAGAGTATATCATATAG
- the pyrE gene encoding orotate phosphoribosyltransferase: MDERSELKKIIMTRSIKKGDFTLVSGRKSSYYINGKMTTLDSRGLYLSAKLLLDSLDQKLYDTFAGPVIGADPIIGALLALSAIRGEAKEGLLVRKEAKGHGTKSRVEGNIREGMRVLILEDVVTTGGSLLKAAEAVVAEGGIIAGIRVLVDREEGASERIAEAGYEFSSLFKVSELLQD; this comes from the coding sequence TTGGACGAAAGATCTGAGCTGAAGAAAATCATCATGACCCGCTCGATAAAAAAAGGCGATTTCACCCTTGTATCAGGCAGGAAAAGCAGTTATTACATCAATGGAAAAATGACGACTCTCGATTCAAGAGGACTGTATCTTTCAGCGAAACTGCTTCTCGATTCCCTTGACCAGAAACTCTACGACACCTTTGCCGGGCCTGTCATCGGGGCCGACCCGATCATCGGAGCCCTTCTGGCCCTCTCGGCGATTCGTGGCGAGGCGAAGGAAGGACTTCTTGTACGCAAGGAAGCGAAGGGCCATGGGACCAAAAGCAGAGTCGAGGGAAATATAAGGGAAGGCATGAGGGTCCTTATCCTCGAAGATGTCGTGACCACAGGTGGTTCGCTTCTCAAGGCGGCTGAGGCGGTAGTGGCTGAAGGCGGGATCATCGCCGGGATCAGGGTGCTGGTCGACAGGGAAGAAGGAGCTTCCGAACGGATCGCAGAAGCAGGGTACGAGTTCAGTTCACTCTTCAAGGTAAGCGAGCTGCTCCAGGACTGA
- a CDS encoding family 43 glycosylhydrolase, whose protein sequence is MKRPDYKYFPHSSSVPASIMPAGSFAAVFLSLALLLALLPSASFPEENTPIEKMEEPVLKGTHPGDPDQMIFFDFEGPVFIENGKMIKDHAFIKTGDTFHIFYITDEEKSFGHAISTDLRHWEILGRVLQAGPETVEIWAPCVVPFEDYPGYHLIYYTGINHNVSQTTHLAFSNLDLTEWTEAVPERFEPFHPDTTWAEWSEDTWSNCRDPWFFTDDDGSNYLINTARTKTGFGAISLAVSDWYFDFTDIGPLYLHNNWHSLESSFLMKRNGIYHLFFTEEEIGGISHMSSATLTGGWNIIFRAIIDNGHACELLRLNDEASLFSRHSSYILPSDEIVYSIRVDTLTWSGTLPEVTIEDPLGPDWTILWGTAFNRQPVFGDAYHYRGDDSTEVGFEGNWWIGTSESFDGPLLGSAPGASQGDLPTGAIRSKDFIVTGRSMKMLVGGGCYPGECYIALKRSHDGAILFSETGKGVESMDERIWDIERYMGREVYIEIVDNSSAPMGHINIDSIKESPFPVTPHPPAPGELDRDGDKRDPECFEGSTSAADIPSPRYSVSCYPNPFNPSTKIEFRGEADRLYQIRIFDISGRTVDSFVIRTGSSGTGYINWNGTDSREKAVASGIYVGALCDKDEIFAVCKLVLTR, encoded by the coding sequence TTGAAAAGACCTGATTATAAATACTTCCCTCACAGTTCTTCAGTCCCGGCCTCGATCATGCCGGCAGGTTCTTTTGCCGCTGTATTCCTGTCGCTCGCCCTGCTGCTGGCGTTATTGCCTTCCGCGTCCTTTCCGGAAGAAAACACCCCGATTGAAAAGATGGAGGAACCGGTCCTCAAGGGGACGCATCCGGGCGACCCGGATCAAATGATCTTTTTTGATTTCGAGGGTCCCGTCTTCATCGAAAATGGAAAGATGATAAAAGATCACGCTTTTATCAAAACGGGCGACACATTCCATATTTTCTATATTACTGACGAGGAGAAAAGTTTCGGGCACGCGATCTCGACCGATCTCCGCCACTGGGAGATCCTCGGCCGGGTCCTTCAAGCAGGGCCGGAAACGGTCGAGATATGGGCTCCGTGCGTCGTTCCTTTTGAGGACTATCCGGGATATCACCTTATCTATTATACCGGTATAAATCATAACGTCTCGCAGACCACACACCTCGCCTTTTCAAACCTGGACCTGACTGAGTGGACAGAAGCCGTCCCGGAGCGTTTTGAACCCTTCCACCCTGATACCACATGGGCCGAGTGGAGTGAAGACACCTGGTCAAACTGCAGGGATCCCTGGTTTTTCACCGATGATGACGGCAGCAACTACTTGATAAACACCGCCAGGACGAAAACGGGGTTCGGCGCCATATCGCTTGCCGTATCAGACTGGTATTTCGATTTCACCGACATCGGTCCTCTCTATCTCCATAACAATTGGCATTCACTCGAATCTTCATTCCTTATGAAGCGTAACGGCATCTATCACCTCTTCTTCACCGAAGAAGAGATAGGTGGAATATCGCATATGTCATCGGCCACGCTTACCGGTGGCTGGAATATCATCTTCAGGGCGATAATCGATAACGGACACGCCTGCGAACTACTCAGGCTGAACGACGAAGCCAGCCTCTTCTCAAGACACAGCTCATATATCCTTCCATCGGATGAGATAGTATATTCTATCCGCGTAGATACTCTTACATGGTCCGGAACCCTCCCCGAAGTGACGATAGAGGACCCCCTTGGACCTGACTGGACGATACTCTGGGGAACTGCTTTCAACAGACAGCCTGTTTTTGGTGATGCCTACCACTACCGGGGTGACGATTCGACTGAAGTCGGATTTGAGGGGAACTGGTGGATCGGAACAAGTGAATCTTTCGATGGCCCCCTCCTTGGCTCAGCTCCAGGTGCCTCGCAGGGCGACCTGCCGACAGGGGCGATAAGGTCGAAAGATTTCATTGTAACTGGAAGGTCCATGAAGATGCTGGTGGGAGGAGGCTGCTACCCCGGGGAATGCTACATCGCCCTTAAAAGATCTCATGACGGTGCTATCCTTTTCAGCGAGACAGGCAAAGGTGTCGAATCGATGGATGAGAGGATATGGGACATAGAACGATATATGGGCAGAGAAGTCTACATCGAGATAGTCGACAACTCATCCGCTCCGATGGGCCATATCAATATCGACTCAATAAAGGAATCTCCCTTTCCAGTTACTCCCCACCCGCCCGCTCCGGGTGAGCTCGACAGGGACGGCGACAAGAGAGACCCTGAATGCTTTGAAGGGTCGACATCTGCGGCTGATATCCCTTCCCCGCGCTATTCGGTAAGTTGCTATCCCAATCCTTTCAACCCCTCGACAAAAATCGAGTTCAGAGGAGAAGCTGACCGGCTTTACCAGATCAGGATATTCGATATTTCCGGCAGGACTGTCGATTCATTCGTTATCCGGACGGGGAGTTCAGGAACGGGTTATATCAATTGGAACGGGACTGACAGCAGGGAAAAAGCTGTCGCCTCGGGGATATACGTCGGGGCTCTCTGTGACAAAGATGAGATCTTCGCCGTGTGCAAGCTCGTCCTTACCAGATAA
- a CDS encoding T9SS type A sorting domain-containing protein, with translation MAGQCIKFFLVFCVLLFPFANADGADFQSIQLVGNFNGITCEPDDPVNNMESAGSHLWRKLKYIDEPGQPDTIFFKFTADNTYMPMHWGYDIEEDYGYSGWGIAVYQWSPPSIPAILEEPGYYFFHFNDTTCEYSMTRPDASIDGIVESDIDFGVPADLVLTLLDSENTPSGTICDFSDDSFCFTHLPEGVFSVFASAPGYRDTTVTDIHTVSGSSTSITVHLTPLIGINFSSAAASRVEGGIVLSWFTSSCSDQAGFNIFRGTTPDLYQMRMRNDFPVFSSSEYRYFDSCEEKEIDYYYFIVEAGSDNPASYGPIKASAITPSSTSSLGQNYPNPFNPATSIPFHIAGVNSGSRVRITFYDVSGKVVERYDLGIQPAGDHTFEWNPSLSSGRNIPSGVYYCRLEVGKEAFTRKMIMLR, from the coding sequence GTGGCTGGACAATGCATAAAATTTTTCCTGGTATTCTGCGTCCTTCTCTTCCCCTTTGCCAATGCAGATGGGGCCGATTTTCAATCGATACAGCTTGTTGGGAATTTTAACGGGATCACGTGCGAACCTGACGATCCGGTAAATAATATGGAATCTGCCGGGAGCCATCTCTGGCGGAAACTGAAGTATATAGACGAACCGGGGCAGCCAGATACGATCTTTTTCAAATTCACCGCTGACAACACTTATATGCCGATGCACTGGGGTTATGATATTGAAGAAGATTACGGCTATTCCGGCTGGGGGATCGCCGTCTATCAATGGTCGCCTCCGAGCATCCCCGCGATACTCGAAGAACCGGGTTATTACTTTTTTCACTTCAACGACACGACCTGTGAATATTCCATGACCCGTCCAGACGCGTCTATCGATGGAATAGTCGAATCGGATATCGATTTCGGAGTGCCCGCCGATCTCGTACTTACGCTTCTAGATTCGGAAAACACACCATCCGGCACGATATGTGATTTTTCAGACGATTCGTTCTGTTTCACCCATCTTCCCGAAGGTGTCTTCTCGGTCTTCGCATCAGCCCCCGGATACAGGGACACGACGGTGACTGATATCCATACCGTGTCAGGATCGTCCACTTCGATAACCGTCCACCTGACGCCGCTGATAGGTATAAATTTCTCCTCCGCCGCGGCATCACGCGTGGAAGGAGGGATCGTACTGTCATGGTTCACATCATCCTGCTCCGATCAGGCCGGTTTTAATATCTTCAGGGGTACGACTCCTGATCTTTATCAGATGCGTATGCGTAATGATTTTCCCGTATTCTCCTCTTCGGAGTACAGGTATTTCGATTCCTGCGAGGAAAAGGAGATCGACTATTATTACTTTATAGTGGAAGCCGGAAGCGACAACCCCGCAAGTTATGGACCGATAAAAGCATCGGCGATCACTCCCTCATCGACGAGCTCGCTCGGACAGAACTATCCAAATCCTTTCAATCCGGCGACTTCAATTCCGTTCCATATCGCGGGCGTAAATTCCGGGAGCAGGGTCCGTATAACGTTCTATGATGTATCGGGAAAAGTCGTTGAAAGATATGACCTTGGAATACAACCCGCGGGAGACCATACCTTCGAGTGGAATCCATCTCTCTCCAGCGGAAGGAATATCCCTTCCGGAGTCTATTACTGCAGGCTGGAAGTCGGCAAGGAAGCTTTTACCAGAAAAATGATCATGCTGAGATGA
- a CDS encoding zinc ribbon domain-containing protein codes for MYCQHCGKELEEGGTFCVYCGKGSREESRSRGMYGHELTKLKIPEETRNPGVAAAIGFFLGWIMLGPVGYVYLGQWNWFWLTFVIQIFAVPLTAGVAYVVLPVVFAIHQYQMARELNDKLLGKRVDGAGTGEAGGDRWDKEDQ; via the coding sequence ATGTACTGTCAACATTGCGGAAAAGAACTCGAAGAAGGCGGTACTTTCTGTGTCTATTGCGGGAAGGGATCAAGAGAGGAATCAAGATCCCGTGGGATGTACGGACATGAATTGACCAAGCTCAAGATCCCCGAGGAAACGAGGAATCCCGGGGTCGCCGCCGCGATAGGTTTCTTCCTGGGCTGGATCATGCTTGGTCCGGTAGGATATGTTTATCTCGGTCAATGGAACTGGTTCTGGCTGACTTTCGTGATCCAGATCTTCGCCGTACCCTTGACGGCAGGGGTGGCGTACGTCGTACTGCCTGTAGTATTCGCTATTCATCAATACCAGATGGCCAGGGAACTAAATGATAAATTGCTTGGGAAAAGAGTAGATGGAGCCGGAACCGGGGAGGCTGGCGGCGATCGATGGGACAAAGAGGATCAATGA
- a CDS encoding fructose-bisphosphatase class II family protein — protein sequence MDRNLALELVRVTEAAALASARFMGKGDPDGADRAAASAMELAISGVKITGNIVIGDDRVSDQSKLHQGAVVGSGGDMEVDLLIDPLESRNSLADGQANAISAVALGPRGVFCDLESRYMQKIVVCPEAADAVDLSSSVYDNLVRIAAAKRVYVEDLTVSVLNREKHRGLIAEIRKTGARIELCRDGDLAAAIAAAMPGTGIDVFMGIGDSRQGIIAAAALSCLRAGFQVRFVDEDEPFVDGNGSGKIYNISDLVENDNIMFAVTGVSNSDFLEGVMFRPGGALTHSLVLRGRSGTIRFLKTEHFFDRDPDYT from the coding sequence GTGGATCGAAACCTGGCCCTCGAACTTGTCCGCGTGACGGAAGCCGCGGCACTTGCCTCAGCAAGATTCATGGGCAAAGGGGATCCTGACGGGGCCGACAGAGCCGCCGCTTCAGCCATGGAGCTCGCTATCAGCGGGGTCAAGATCACTGGAAATATAGTAATAGGGGACGACAGGGTCTCTGACCAGTCGAAGCTTCACCAGGGAGCCGTTGTCGGCAGTGGAGGGGATATGGAAGTCGACCTGTTGATCGACCCCCTCGAAAGCAGGAATTCCCTCGCTGACGGGCAGGCTAACGCGATCTCTGCTGTGGCGCTCGGACCCAGGGGCGTATTCTGTGATCTGGAATCGAGATATATGCAAAAGATAGTAGTCTGCCCTGAAGCAGCTGATGCTGTCGATCTCAGTTCCTCTGTCTATGACAACCTGGTCAGGATAGCGGCGGCGAAAAGAGTCTATGTGGAGGATCTCACCGTCTCGGTCCTGAACAGGGAGAAGCACAGGGGACTTATCGCCGAAATCAGAAAAACAGGTGCCAGAATCGAACTCTGCCGGGACGGAGACCTTGCTGCCGCCATTGCGGCGGCGATGCCTGGAACGGGAATAGATGTCTTTATGGGAATAGGGGATTCCAGACAGGGGATCATTGCCGCGGCGGCGCTTTCATGCCTTAGAGCGGGATTTCAGGTCCGCTTCGTTGACGAAGACGAACCGTTCGTTGACGGAAACGGTTCCGGAAAGATCTACAATATCTCCGACCTGGTCGAAAACGATAATATCATGTTTGCCGTTACGGGAGTCTCGAACAGCGATTTTCTCGAGGGCGTCATGTTTCGCCCGGGAGGAGCGCTTACGCACAGCCTTGTACTGAGAGGCAGATCGGGAACGATCAGATTTCTGAAGACCGAGCATTTCTTCGACAGGGATCCTGATTATACATAA